The following proteins are encoded in a genomic region of Brachypodium distachyon strain Bd21 chromosome 1, Brachypodium_distachyon_v3.0, whole genome shotgun sequence:
- the LOC100832501 gene encoding elongation factor 1-beta, whose protein sequence is MAGQKLSVLLDVKPWDDETDMVKLEEAVRSVKMEGLTWGASKLVPVGFGMNKLQIMMTVVDDLVCVDDLVEDHLCAEPVNEYVQSCDIASFNKICKCFRA, encoded by the exons ATGGCAGGCCAAAAGTTGTCTGTTTTGCTTGACGTGAAACCATGGGACGATGAGACCGACATGGTGAAGCTTGAGGAAGCCGTGCGGAGCGTCAAGATGGAAGGCTTGACCTGGGGTGCCT CCAAACTTGTCCCGGTTGGATTTGGCATGAATAAGCTGCAGATCATGATGACCGTTGTCGACGACCTCGTCTGCGTCGACGACCTTGTCGAGGACCACCTCTGCGCCGAGCCAGTCAACGAGTACGTCCAGAGCTGTGACATTGCAAGCTTCAACAAAATATGTAAGTGCTTTCGTGCCTAA